TCTATAAGGAATGGTCATGGAAGACTCTAACTTCAGATTGAAATGAATAGGTTCTAAACTTTGAAAGCCCGATTTAATGGAAGGATAATCGTCGAACAAATTGAAAAGTCGAATTCCTTTATAATCGATATTATCGTAAAAAGTATCCGCGCTTGATTTATCTCCACCCGCCTGACAGCCCATCCCCAGAGCCAAACAAAGCGAGAAAAGAATGTGTGCTTTCTTTATATTCATATCTATTAGCTTATCCTAACAGTTTCTTTCCAAGTGTGGACAGCATAGCGATCGCTACATAAAGTAGGCTTATATCAGGCTTATATTTCCGGCGCATTTGAAAAAAAATAAGCGGGACTCTATAAAAAGTTTCCGGCTGATTTTGGGCTCTCTTTAAAATAACAATTGTTATCCAATATAGTTCTTTTCGATTTGAGGTCTCAATCTATCTTTTGAGACTTCGATTTTGTCCATTCGAATTAGAACTATATTACAAAAACTGAAACTACCCATCTATCCCTTATGAGATGGATTAAAAATAACAAGTGTTTTGTATAATTTATTCTAGATTTTGTTCTAACTTGTAGAAGTGCCTACAAAATTGGTCTCGCTATCGGTGACTCCAAATTGCAAAGGGAATCCTTGACAGCTTAGTCAGAGTTTTGGATTCTCCCTGCCATGCCTCCAGACGCGATGGGAAGTCATAGTTACTACAATCCAGGACTTTGGTTCCAAATCTTATGGGCAATCACCCAATTCGGGACCGCACTTGGGATCCTGATGTCTCTAGGGCAGCTTGTTATGGAGAAAAAATCAGCTCTCAACAGGCTTTTGGCCCTGATTTTCCTAATTTTAGGCCTGATCCAGGGGAGCTTCCTACTCTTAGTTTCCGGCTTATACTCAGAATTTCCCAGGCTATCTCTCATACAATTCCCGCTTATAGCATCTGTAGGCCCTATCCTATTCGGGATCCACAATGTAAGCCAAGACCGAGACTCGGATGAAATCTCTTATTTAGGGTTGGAGAAAAAGCACCTAGTTTTACCTGGCCTAGTCTGGTTTGCCTATTTCTTGGGAGTCCTAGTTCTTCCCCAAAACTGGATCTTAGAAAAGATCTCACTTTTCTTGAGGGAAACCGGTTGGAACGAGGGAGAAATCCTACTTTCTTCTCCCATTCTAATCCTGATCTTTTATATTTTTCTGATCTTAAAAGGAAGTTCCGACCTACTTCGGTGGGAAGTTCTACAGGAAGAATGGACCGCGAGGATACTCGCATTCATGGTAATTTCCACATTCGTGAACCTTGGGTTCGGTGCGATTTATCTTTCCAGCAAGTCTCCAGTCTTCCTTCTCGCCTGCTCCGCTATGATGGGAGTCAGCCTTTGTCTTGCCTACTTGATCGGACACAAACGGCCTGCATTCTTCCAAGTACTCCAAGAAGTAAGTCAGGCTACCCGGCAAAAATACGCACGCTCCCTACTTTCCGGTGTGAACAGACATGCGCTCAAAGACAGCCTCACACAGCTTATGGAAAAGGAAAAATTATATAGGGATGAAAAATTAGGCCTGGCAGATCTCGCAGACGAACTTGCACTTTCCACTCACCAAGTCTCGGAACTGATCAACCAAGAACTGGGAAAAAACTTCTCTGCGTTTGTGAATGACTATAGGATCAAAGAAGCATGCGAACTTCTACAAAAAGAACCGGATAGATCCATTCTGGACATAGCATTCGAAGTCGGATTCGCCACCAAGTCATCATTCCATAGAGCTTTCCAAAAACATACGGGTAAAACCCCTTCTGAATTCAGAGGAAGTTAATTCATTTGGGACCAAACTAAACAGCTTTTACGATTCGAATCGGTAAAAATTTATAGATTGAGACCGGATCCGCAGTTGCATTCGATCAATTGAGACGACTCTTTTCAAAAATTTTCGTAAGATATGGACAACCGAAAACAAATACGGAGGAAACCGATGATCGCCATTGCTGAAAGAGCGACCGCTCAGGTTCCAACCAAACTTTATACTAGATTGTCCCAAAAAGAAAAAAGTAAGAAGATCATGAAATGGATCCGATTCAGGGACAGAAAACTACGTGGTAAATTTGAATTTTTAAAACACCAAGACGAGTTAGGTCTTACGATCACTTTAGGTTCCGCCGCGGGTATGATACTATTCGCAGGACTTTATATCGTAGGGGTCATTCCTGCTTGGGTATGTATTGTTGCAAACGGAGTGCTTGCCTCCATTCTTCATGAGGTAGAACACGACTTAATCCATAATTTATATTATAAGGATAATCTAAAGATCCAGAACTTCATGTTTTGGATGGTTTGGATCTTTAGGGGGAATACCGTAAGTCCTTGGTACAGAAGAATGATCCATACTCTTCATCATAAAGTATCCGGTCATAAAGAAGATATTGAAGAACGTCTCATCGGGAACGGAATGAAATTCGGAATAAAACGTTTTATCACTATGATGGACGGGAATATGTCCTTCTTATTCCAATCACATATTTTGCGCAGAGAGGCTCCCAAATTCAAGAGAAGTGAGATCACTCGCTCCAGTTGGCCGTACCTCGTAATCTATTTTCACCTTTGGTACAATTTCCTATTCATTAATCTTTTCTATATCGGAAATGAATTATTGGGAAAACCTGTAGAAATTCCTGCTTGGTTGGACACTGTCCGCCATTTCTTGAATATTTCGGCGGTAGTTTATACGATCCCGAATTGGATCAGACAGACAAGCATCCAAATTGTTTCTTCTAATATGCATTATTATGGGGATGTAAAAGGACTGCATGATCAAACTCAAGTTTTGAATCGTTGGTTCTTATTTCCTCTTCATTTATTTTGCTTTAATTTTGGAAGTACTCACGGAATACACCACTTTGTAGTGAACCAACCTTTTTATCTCAGACAAGCGGTGGCACCTTTCGTTCACCCTGCGATGAAACGTTACGGTATCAGATTTAACGATTTCGGAAGTATTTTCAGGGCGAATCGTTTGGGTAAAGAACAAGTCTTAGCGGCTTAAATATAGACTCTACTTTGGTATTGGATTCGGGTGAAGATCCGAATCCTTCTTTTTTTTAGATTATTACAAATTATAGAAATCATTTATGGAGCAAAAGTAATTCCTTTCCGTTCCGAATAGGCATCCGAAATTAGTCCTGCCAGATGCAGGAAAACAGACTTAGGACCTATCTTGAATTCCAAGTTTCCCAAATTTTAATCAGCGGAAACGTACTATTTGCTCAGGTTCTTTCCTATTCCCCTTCCTTAATCACTTGGGGAAGGACATTATTCGCAGCAAGTCTATTGGGTTTCGTTCTTTGGTTTAGAAAAAGACCGTTCTTCTTCCCCACCAAAAAAGAAAATTGGATCTCCTTTTCATTAGGGGTCTTACTCGCATTTCATTGGGTAACTTTTTTTGCATCTGCCCAAGAAGCGACTATCGCGGTCGCGGTGCTTACATTATTCACTCATCCTGTTTGGACAGTTTTACTAGAACCTTTATTTTTTCCTTCTAAGATCAGAAGTTTGGATCTTGCTCTCGCAGTCCTCGTTCTATTCGGAATGTGGATACTCGTACCAAGTTTTGATCTAGAAAACAAATATCTTTTAGGCGTTGGACTTGGACTTGCTTCTTCCTGGGCGATGGCGTTTCGGAATATTCTCACTAAAAAGTATCTTTCCGGACATGGATCCACACAAGTCATGTTCCACCAAACCGCTGTTACTTGTTTTGTCTTAAGTCCTGTCTTACTTTTCGAAGATCTATTCGTCGGTCCTAAGGATTGGGGATTAGTGGTATTATTAGGAGTATTTTTCACGGCCGTTGGACATACATTCTATATCAAGTCCGTGTTTAGGATGAAGGTCAAAACCGCAGGATTATTATCCACGGTGCAACCCGTATATTCCGCTATCCTTGCTTGGGCAATCTTGCAAGAAGTTCCTAGAAAGGAAGAATTCATCGGAGGAGCAATGATCCTATTCGCTGCGGCCTTCGAATCATTTAGATTCAGAAAAAAGACGGAATAAAAAATGCTTTCTCTCGTAGACGGATCGGCCCCCTTCTTTTTAGAATCCAAAGAAAAACACCAAAATTGGTCCAAGGCACCTTTGGCGCATTTGGAGAAGTTTTCTCTACCTTCCAAGAAAAAACATAAACGTGTAAGAGAATCCTTTTCTAGATATACTAAAAGAATTTCCAAATTAGGATTTAATGCGATCAGCCTGGATGAACTCTGTTACCTTTCCGAAAGAGATTTTTATCCGGAAGATCTAAAACGTAAGATATCTTCTTATCGCAAAAAGTATAAAAAACTATTTAAGATCGCTTCCTCCCAAGACCTGAAGGTATTCATTACCAGCGATTTTTTCTCCGTTAATGATCCCATTTTGGAATATACGGATGGAAACCTGGATAAGATCACTCAACTTTTCAAAAAATCCTTAGAAGATCTGTTTTCCAGCTTTTCGGAAATTTCCGGAATAGTTTTGCGTATAGGAGAATCGGACGGAGTGGATGTAACCGGGGATTTTAGGAGCAAACTTCTTCTTAAAACCCCAAAGCAGGCAAACTCATTCTTAAAAGAGATCCTACCAATTTTTGAAAAACATAATAAAACGTTAATATTCAGGACTTGGACACTAGGAGCCTATGATATCGGAGATTTGATCTGGAATCCTAATACATATCGTAAGGTGTTTCAAAACATACAAAGTAAATCTCTGGTCATTTCTTTAAAATACGGAGAAGGTGATTTTTTCAGATATCTTCCGATCAATCCGTTATTCTTCGAAGATGATAAGCCAAAACTTCTAGAATTGCAAGCCAGAAGGGAATACGAGGGTTTCGGGGAATATCCTAGCTTTGTAGGCTGGATGTATGAAAGATACAGATCTGAACTTTTAGGAAAGGCGAATATTGCCGGGATCAGCGTCTGGACCCAAACAGGAGGCTGGTCATCTTTTAAAAATATCACATTTTTAAAACGTTCTTCTTATTGGAACGAACTGAATACATTCGTTTCCGTTCAATTATTCACAAGACCGGAAAGAAGTTTGGAAGAGATCCTTCTGAAATTCTACGGAAAAAAGAATGCGGATCTATTTTTGGAATTTTTAGAATTAAGCGAAGAATTGATCCTAAATCTTTTGTACGATCCCGGATTTGCTACACAAAATTTCTATCTGCATCGTGTTCGTATCCCACCTATTCTTCATATTACCTGGGACAAGATCACAGTTTCGGATCCTTTCCGATTCTTATATTCGATCTTAAATCCGGATCCGAAAAGATCCTTACAATTAGGAGAAGAAGCTTTCTCCAAACTCTCTCGTATGAAAAAGATTTCTGAAAAACTGGATCTTCCTTACGATTCTCAATTCCAGAAAAAAACGTTTAAGCTCATCCTAAATGCAAGAAAATTATTGTACTCCGAAAATCCCGCTTTGTTAGCCGAATCCAAAAGACTCGCAAAAGAATATCATAAGAAATACCCCAAAACTTTCCGCTTCCAATTCCAGGCATCCAAGTCTGAACCGTCTCGGTTCCTAGGATTTATCCTGAAATTATTTTTAAGGAACAGAAGTCGCTACAGGCTTAGAGACAAAATCTTATTTCATCCTATTTTGCGTAAGATCTACTATTTGGTATTTTTAGGGATCAAAAACAAACTCCCGGACTTTATCAACCGCCAGGGGATGCCTGTCCGAGAATTATTACAATGAAATCGGATTGACGAATCTAAGTTTAGGGTCGAAAATTTTACCATGGCTCGAATTTTCACAGTTACCTGTTCCATTTTCGCATTTTTCATAATATTCAACTGTTCTTCTACGGAAACAAAGGATTCTTCCGGATCTTCCAATAATGCCAGCGCAAGCTCATCCGGATCGGAAGGCGCAAACTCCTCTTCCAACAGATCTTTTAATCCCGACCAGGAAACGGAAGACGGTCGTTGTGAATCCGGAAACTGTGAAAATGGCACCGGCACCTATGTATATTCCACAGGAGACATCTATACGGGTGGATTCAGCAGCGGAATGAGAGAAGGTAAAGGCAAATTCGTCTACAAGAACGGAGACAAATTCGAAGGAATTTACGTGAACGACCTGAAAGAAGGAGACGGAATGTATTTCTGGTCGAACGGAACCGTGATCCGGGGAAATTTTGCAAAAGGGATCATTAAAGGTTCAGGAAAAGTTACGTTTACGGACGGAAGTGTTTTAGTGACCGAATTCACAGACTCCAGCAATTCGAATCCGGGACCGTATAGAAAGAAAGACGGAACGGAAACGGAATGTTATCTGCAAAATAAGGTTTTAGTATGTGTAAAACAAGAACCAGGGGCCGAACCTAAAACCGAACAATAGACTCAATCACCGGACCGGGACTTACGCGGTCGCGGCATTTTACATTTTAGATTATCCTAATATTCTCTTCTCAAAAAACTGTCACTCTCATTCGTCCGAATGAGAGTGATTTCCCATATTATTCCATTCTTTTGCCTGGCTCGGATCCACTCTCACCAAAGTATGAGTGATCTGGAACGGATCACTTGCCCAATTGGGCATAGTACGGATCTCAACAATTCTATACCAAATAGCGCCCGGTGCCACTTGGAATAAATGATTCACACAAAGGCATTTGAATTTAAAACCGAAACCGAATTCAGGCGGATTGACTGAATGAGGAGCCGCAAAGAAGTATAACTTGTCCTTTGTTTCGTTCTTATATACCAGAGCAAACTTGCGGGTTTCACCCGGACCCAAAACTAATTTTGAATCTTCTATCAAACTGGAAACAGGAGCCAGATCCAGATCCGAAACTGTATTCGTATCCCAAAGCTGAACCGGCCTCTGAGAAGCCAGTTCATAAATTTTCATTTCTCCCGGAAAACCTTTATAGATCCAATCTATACGAACAGGAACTCCTCCCTTTTTTCCGGATAGATTCAGAGAAAAAGAAGGATCCGAATTTTTTTCCTTTTCACAAGAAAGCGAAAGAGAGCTCAAAATGAAAAGGATCAGGTAAACTTTTCTGAACAAAGAGTTATTCCTGGACCAATTCCAAAGTAGCAAACTGGAAAACTTTTCCAGGGTTTTCGTTCTTTATAAAAAGTTTGTTTCCGGATTTACGAAGAAGTATCTGTTCTTGGAAAATTTTCTCTCCGTTCTCCCCGTCCTGGCTATTATTGCAGTCCCTTCCGCAACCGTTACAGTCGCCGCCGTAATAATCCTCGTTATACTCTCTTTGACTCATTTTTCGAACAAGACCGAATATACGGAGTTTTAAACCGTCAGGTTTGGCTTCTTTCACTTCATAATTTCCTAATGCATAGAAACTTTTAATGATCTGCTCCGATCCGTCTACCTCGGTGGTATTCCCTTCGAAGAAAAGACTTCCGTCGGATCTCAATCTCAAAGTCCAGTTAGAAGAGATAAGTCCGGATTCCGGAGCTTGTTCTTCCCCTGTGGTTCCTTCTGGATTGGTTTCGGTAGTTTGTGCCGACTGTTCCACATTCGTATTGGAAGAAGTAGGAATATCTCCGGTATATTCTCCTCCCACATAACTCCAGTTCAGGACATTGTCTACATTAGCCGCAGTGAATTGGAAAAAATTATTCTTTGCGATCTTCTTAACTTGCTCCATCGGATTCGGCAAGATCCAATCGTCTCCGTCTGAAAAACGAATCTCACTAATGACGAGTCCTTTATAATCTTTTCCGGTGTAGATGGAATCCACTTTGAGTTTTAATTTTTTGCCTTCGAAAGTTTTGGAGAATTGGATGGTTTGAGGACCCATGATATCCCCCACTTCTATCTTTTCCTCGAAGCCGTTATCACCTGTCAGAGTTGCTGTTTTTAATCTTCCGTTCGTTTGGCAATGCCTGTCGGATCTCTGGTAGCCGTTCCAAATCTTGATGGATTTTATTTTTTGAGTTTCCTTAAAGTCGAAATCTAAAGTCACACCCGGACCTTTTTTGTCGGAAGCCCAAGCATATTCATATCTAGAATCGAATAAGTTCATCACATCGTAAGAAAGATTCGGCTTAGCGGTTTCGGACGCGGTCACGGAAGCTTCTACGACCTTTGGTCCCTTCCATTTCATTTTGGAGCCTTTGTCGTCGTAAAAGTTCACCTTTTGAACGCATAAATTCGCGTTCCTATGAAAGTTAAAAGTGACCGAACGAGTGCTCTTGGGTGCGTCAAAAGAAACCACAGCAGTGGAACCGGTGGAAAGGTCCTGACTATATTCATCAAAATTAATATAGGCAGTGATGGGATCCGAAAAGTCGCCGTTACAGGATTCTACCTCTATCTTGGATAATAAGAACGTTTCGTCCGGATAAAAATGAAGTTTAACGAATTTGGCTCCCTCTTCCGGCCTCCATTTTTTGCCATCAAGGATCTCGAATGGAAGCCCGCTATCCATAGAAGTGGCCGTGATCATGGAAACAGGCAATTTTTTACCGCAGTGAAAAAAGAACAATGCTCCTAATAATAGAGTCGAATATTTGGCGAACATAAGAATGCCTCCGAGAAATTGCAGAAATCAGAAATATATTTCTGAAACCTGGGGAAAACGAAAAAATAGGCTCCAATTTGTTTTTTATTCCCCAACTGGAGATTTCCGGGATATTTGGGTCGTCTGAAAATATGATTGGCGAAACCGATCATGTCGCTCAATATCAACTAAGGGGAAAAGATGTCGATTCCGAGCAGATATTCTATAGCTATCCATATTCTTTCCCTGGTGGACCGGGATGGAGAAGAAGCAAGCTCTTCTCAAATTATGGCGGATAGTATTGGGACTAACCCGGTAGTAGTCCGAAACATTCTGGGAAAATTAAAAAAGGCGGGCCTTGTGGTTTCTAAACAAGGTGTAGCTGGGGCTAAACTTGCCAAATCCCCCGAGGAAATCCAACTTTTACAGATCTATAAGGCAGTGGAAACGGAGGCTCCTCTATTCTCTATCCATGACAAGCCGAACCCGAAATGCCCTGTGGGTAAAAAGATACAAACCACTTTGACCGGAATTTTCCAAGAGGCTCAATCGGCTCTCGAAGCGAAACTAGCCGAATTCCATCTTTCCGACGTGCTCTTCCAATTGGATTCCGAGAAGAAAAAGCGGGCGTAAAGTCCTTGCCTCAAAATAAAGGGTTCCTAATATCCTTTTCGTCGCTCATATCAATTCGCAAAACAATTGGAGAGAAGGATGAAAAAAATATTCAAACGGGTTTCGATCGGCCTAGGTGCAGTGCTTATCGCCTATTTGGGGGTCTATTACGCCACATTTCCCAAATACGAATTCCATCCAAAAGCGGACTTAACTCAAAGTTTCGATTCGTTTTATAAAACTAAATTAGAAGAAACTAAATCTCTTCATGGTAGACCAGGCTCGGAAGAAAGACTGATCCGATATTCTCCGGGTAAAACGGAATATGCAATTCTTTACATACATGGTTTCGGTGCTTCCCGCGCAGAAGGAGAAGAGACCGTCGATAAAATTTCGGCCTCTCTCAAAGCGAATACCTATTATCTAAGACTTCCAGGCCACGGAACAAACAACGAGGATCACAGAGACACACCGTTTACGGAATATCTCAGGGTGGCGGAGGAAAGTCTATTGATGATGGATAAATTAGGAAATCAAACTATACTAATGGGAACTAGTATGGGCGGCCTGATCTCCGTTTATCTTGCGGGAAAGTATCCGGATAAGATCAAAGACCTCGTATTATTCTCCCCATTTTTCGATTTTGCAGTTCCTTTGGCAAAAATATTCTTTTATCCGGGCGGAATGACTTTCGGCGAAACGATCCAAGGAAAGATCAGAAAGTCCCCTCCAAAAACTGCCGACGACGGTATGGGTGAACATTATTACGAGTATTGGTACAAGGATCAGTATTTATCCGCTATCCAACACGTAAGCAATGCGACTAAGTTCGTTCTTAGCCAACACAGTCTGGAAAAGATCAAAGTCCCTACTCTATTAGTATATTATTATAAAGATAAGGAACACCAGGACAAAACGGCCAGCGTGACTACAATGCTGAAATGTTTCGATAAGATCGGAGGAGATAATCCTAACCCTCTTAATACAAAAGTCCAGATAGAAGAAGGAAGCCATGTTCTAACTTCTAAACATGTATTCTCGGATAAAGTTAAGGTCCAAAAGGAAGTTTTGGACTTCTTACATAAAACCGGAGTAAAATAAAATGATCGCCTTCTTCCTTTCAAAGGGAAGAAGGCCTCCTCTCCGATCCCCATTCCATAGCGGATCTTAAAATTTCTTCCGCAAGTAAAGCGAGTCCCGGTCCCGATTTTTTTCGATAACAAAGATAAAACTTTCGTTCCGTATTCCATTCGTCGAATTTTATTTTTTTGAGCTTCGGGCCTATGGAATATTCGGATAAAAAACCGATCCCTAATCCAGCTTCTAAAGACTTGATAACCGACTCCACACTCCTAAGCTCCATTGCTATCTTAGGGCCGAACTCTTTTGAGAAAGATTTAATCCTCTTCTCCACTGCTTTTCTTAGAGCGGACCCCGGATGGAATAGTACGAAGGATTGTTTTTTCAGATCCTCTATTCGTATTTTCTTTTTTAGAAAAATAGGATGGTCTTTTGCTGCCACTGGAAAGATCCGATCCGAAAGAAATTCCAGAACGTTCAAACTTGACTCGTAGATTGGACCGGTCAAGATCCCTAGGTCCACTTCTCCCTTTAAAACCGCGTCCCTTGTTTCCCCTGCGTCTCCTTCTCTTACCGAAAGAGAGAGTCCCGGTCTTTTTTTCAGGATCTCTTTTAAGATCTGAGGCAGAATCCAAGCGGAAACAGTTCCGCCGGCGGAGATGGAATAATTTCCTTTTAGTTCATTCTCCTTGGAAAAACCGTCCTGTATCTCTTCCCATAATTCTTTCATCCTTATGGAATACTGGTAAAATCTTTCTCCTTCGTGAGTGAGCCTAACAGATCTTCCCCCTCTCTCCAGAACGCTCACCCCTAATTCCTTTTCTAAAAGATAGATCTGTCTAGAAAGCGCAGGCTGGGTTAAACCTAATCTAGAAGCTGCTTTTTGGAAGGTCCCGGATTCCGAAATTTCCAGAAAATAAACGATCTGTCTGAATTCCATATATACATATAACTTTTAGTTATATATTTTATAAAATCAATTTATTTGCATTATATTAGTAAATTTGATACCTTCTTTATCGAGAGGGAAATATGGGACAAACTCTATACGACAAAATTTGGGAAAGTCATCGGATCTCCGAAAATTCCGATTCGGAATCCATTTTATATGTGGATCGTCATATTCTTCACGAAGTGACTTCGGCCCAAGCGTTCGAAGGCTTAAGGAATAAGAATAGAAGCGTAAGAAGGACAGATCTAACGTTCGGAGTGGTGGACCATAATGTTTCCACGAGAGATCGTAAGAACAGAGATGCTGCAGGTCCCGTCTCCAGATTGCAGATAGACACTATGGAAAAAAACTGCAAAGACTTCGGCATCCGCTTATTTGGTCCGGAAGATCCCGATCAAGGAATAGTGCATGTATTGGGTCCTGAGTTGGGATTTACAGTCCCCGGTTCGATTATCGTATGCGGCGATTCTCATACTGCAACTCATGGGGCGTTCGGTGCATTGGCTTTCGGGATCGGGACTAGCGAAGTAGAGCATGTGCTTGCGACCCAAACTTTAAAGCAGGCCAAAACAAAATCCATGCTAGTACGTTTTATCGGCAAACCGGGTTTCGGGATCACTGCCAAAGACGTCATCTTAGAACTGATCTCTAAAATAGGGACCTCTGGTGGAAGAGGATTCACCATGGAATATAAAGGAGAATGGATCGAATCCCTTTCCATGGAAGGAAGAATGACTATTTGTAATATGAGTATAGAGGCGGGAGCAAGAGCAAGTTTGATCGCGCCTGATCGGATCACATTCGACTATTTGAAAGATAGAAGGCTGATCCCCAAAGGAAAAAGTTTCGATCAAGCGGTGGAATATTGGAAAACATTCTTCACTGATAAGGACGCCGTATATGATAAGCTTATCGAATTAGATATTTCTAAAATAGAACCTCAGGTTACTTGGGGAACAAATCCTTCACAATCGTTGTCTGTTGAAGATGTTATTCCAAACCCGGAAGAATTCGAAGATATGCGAGCTAAAGAAACCGCTTGGAATGCATTAGAATACATGGGTCTAAAACCTGGAACACGGATCTCCGAGATCAAAATTGATAAGGTATTCATAGGTTCCTGTACAAATTCCAGAATAGAAGACTTGAGATCCGCAGCAGAAGTCGCCAAAGGTAAAAAGGTCCACCCAGGAGTGCAAGCGTTAGTAGTACCAGGTTCCGGTTCCGTAAAACGTCAGGCGGAGTCCGAGGGTCTGGATAAAATTTTTAAAGAAGCTGGATTCGAATGGAGAGAACCGGGTTGCTCTCTTTGTCTCGCGATGAACGACGATGTGTTAAAACCGGGAGAAAGATGTGCCTCCACTTCTAATCGCAACTTTGAAGGAAGACAAGGAAGAGGAGGAAGAACTCATTTAGTCAGTCCCTCCATGGCAGCGGCGGCAGCAGTGACCGGAAAATTTTCAGACGTGAGGAAATTGGCATGAACTCTAAAATTTGGACGATACATACGGGAATTCCAGTCTCTATCCCAAGAGAGGATATTGATACGGACCAAATCCTTCCCAAACAATTCATGAAACTGATCGATAAGAAAGGTTTTGGAAAACATCTATTTCATGATTGGAGATATTCCGACTTGGAAGGAAACATTCCAAATCCTGAATTCATTTTAAATCGGGACGGATTTAAAGATTCAAGTGTTCTTATAGCTGGAAAAAATTTCGGCTGCGGATCCAGTAGAGAACATGCACCTTGGGCGCTTTCCGATTTTGGTTTCCGAGCGATTTTAGCCCCGTCTTTTGCGGATATATTCTCCATCAACTCGGCAAAGAACGGAATCGCGTTAGTTCGTTTGAGAGAAGAAGAGATCTCTTATCTAAACGAATGGGTTTCTAAAAATCCTGGGTATTCCATTCGGATCGATCTGGAAAATTTAGAAGTACAGGCGGGAGAGAAAAAGTTCTACTTTCATTTAGATCCCGCATCCATAAATCGGATACGAAACGGTTGGGACGATATTGATATTACCTTGAAAAATGCAAAAGAGATCCTGGATTTCGAACAAAAACGTAAAGCAGAAATGCCGTTTTTGGTAGTCTCTTGGGAAACTTCTCCTTAAAATTTTTGCGACGGTGCTCTGCACAATTGATCTGAAAAAACCTTTTATTAGCTGGAAAAGAATTCGGGGAAAATTAATATGTTCGTCATTCTTTCGCTTCTAAAGGAACCTAGAGTGAGTTTAACAGAGTCCATTCATGATAAGATCACATCGCCTATAGTTAAAATCCCGGATTCAGCCTTGAAAACCGGGATCTACGACTTAACAAAGGAAGAATTAGGTCGTAGGATTGAGCTAAGAGAGGGAGTGAGTTTAAGATATGTCACTCCTCCCAATAGGAGAAGATGGCTTTTAGATCGGATCTTACTCGGCTCCGATCTTACTTTTCTGTACGGATACTTCCGACAGATCATAATCGCAAGACAGAATGCTTTGAAAGGAAAGTTTTTCGATCCTCGTTGGATCGAATTATCGGGCGGTATCTTGGATTTGATCGAAGGTTGTGAGGGAAAATTCCAAATTGAAAATTTGGAAAATGTTGTCTCTCCTAAAGGACCAGTGGTTTTTGCAGGAAACCATATGAGTGTCCTCGAAACTTTCGTTTTTTCTTATTTTTTGG
This genomic stretch from Leptospira licerasiae serovar Varillal str. VAR 010 harbors:
- the leuD gene encoding 3-isopropylmalate dehydratase small subunit, whose product is MNSKIWTIHTGIPVSIPREDIDTDQILPKQFMKLIDKKGFGKHLFHDWRYSDLEGNIPNPEFILNRDGFKDSSVLIAGKNFGCGSSREHAPWALSDFGFRAILAPSFADIFSINSAKNGIALVRLREEEISYLNEWVSKNPGYSIRIDLENLEVQAGEKKFYFHLDPASINRIRNGWDDIDITLKNAKEILDFEQKRKAEMPFLVVSWETSP
- a CDS encoding lysophospholipid acyltransferase family protein; translation: MFVILSLLKEPRVSLTESIHDKITSPIVKIPDSALKTGIYDLTKEELGRRIELREGVSLRYVTPPNRRRWLLDRILLGSDLTFLYGYFRQIIIARQNALKGKFFDPRWIELSGGILDLIEGCEGKFQIENLENVVSPKGPVVFAGNHMSVLETFVFSYFLVPHRRVTYVVKESLIKGYFGPIMRSRDPIAVGRDNPREDLVKVLEEGVNLLKKGISVVVFPQSTRTRTFNPAEFNSIAVKLASRAGVPVVPFAIKTDFWENGKIWKDLGSLYRDRKIHMKFGPQIDTKDARKAQETLLNFVLTNLKEWNVEILS